GGAGTAAAATATAAGAACAAATACTGATTCCACCGTTTTAAACCTTTTTAGAAATGATGTCCCACTCATttatagaagatagaagattaTTTGCACTACATTGTAAAATCTTGGATTTGTGGTACGTGGAGACTGCCACCGCGTGAAGTATATATCCTAAATATGAGAGTAAAAATAAAGTTAacgacacacatacacattttctcttcattatTTCTGCCAGAGGCTTTCTAATTGAATTAGAGTAGTGCGACCATTGGCTATGGAGAGGGCTGTTGCCCCCGCATGCTTCTCCAAAAGCTCCTCCCCTCTCGCTTACAATCAGTAGAGTGTgtggagaaatacattttataagagCCGCTGAACATCCCATGTTCAGCCCATAATCTGATCTGAAAATCCGTAGGTAAGGAGAAGGTTTAACCTCCTTCCATCATTCGTAAGGGAGGGAGGCgtgcagagacagaaacaacacGGGCACCGGTGGTTGTGTCGCCTCCTTGGCTGAGATTCACTCTCTGGAAACTCTTGAAACTCTTCTTATTTATTGCAAGATCTAAACAATGCAGCTAGAGAACATCCTTCCCAGCGCCAGCATCAATTTACCCAAGACCTTTTACAATCTTTCCTCGTCGGACAGTGCCAACAACAGCCCGAGGCCATCATCGCAGCTTGACTATCAAGAAGTCGACCGGACGGAATCAGAGTCCAGCAGCGCTACTAAGAAATATCTGAGCGGGGTGGGAAACGGGATGCTGGGTGAGGGAGAGGGGGACACTTTCACTAAAACCGGGCCTGATGGGAGGAAAGGCTCCCCGGTGCTCGGTGAGGACGAGTTGACGAGCGGTCGGCGTTACAACATAGACGAACTTGGCTCTGACAGATACTTCATCTCGTCTTCCCAGGCGGCTTCCGACATGGCAAGCCCCTGTTCCCTCTTTCCCTACGCAGGACAAACCGGGTCGGTGTATACCGGGTCCAGCGGCTCCAGGTACCCGTCTTCACTTCATTACGGATCCGTCCTGCCGCCAACGGGCTTCTCCTCCTCGTCCGTGTGCACCGGCCGGAGCCAGTTTAGCAGCGGAGGGTACCAGTTCAGCCAGGGTCCGGGCTGTTTGTACCCCTCTTATCCCGGGACGGGGACGGGTATTGGATCCATGTCTCTCCCGGGGTCTGCCGCCGGAGCCAGAGCGCAGGTCTATCTGTGCAACCGGCCTCTGTGGCTGAAATTCCACCGGCACCAGACCGAGATGATCATCACCAAACAGGGCAGGTAAGCAGAATGCGCTGCCAGAGGCTCCAAAGGCccaatttaaacacacacaacagacatgTGCAGAATGTGAAAttcgttttttttatattttaaattggtCTGTTTTAGACTTTATTTCTTAAGAAACATTCATTTCATGAACGTTATTCTTAAACTTTTTACGCATGAGCAAAATTGTACGCTCACGATCCACGTCTTCCATTTTAcgcatttcttttttactttacaatGTAAGTTTCGTTTCTGGTAAATTGTAAATCAACAACGACATAACGGGCTAAACCTGACAGTGGtgtaatttaaattatttcaaattCTGCCACATGTGACATGAAATGCCAACGTTTTTAGTTTTAAGAGTTTTTCCCCGCTTTATGAGCAAAGCTGTTAATtattcctgtttttcttttttccagaCGGATGTTCCCATTCCTCAGTTTCAACATCACTGGACTCAACCTCACGGCCCATTACAATGTCTTTGTAGAAGTTATTTTGGCTGACCCGAATCACTGGCGCTTTCAGGGAGGAAAGTGGGTCACTTGTGGAAAAGCTGACAATAATATGCAAGGTGAGTTTGATAATTAACTAAACTGATTTAGCACTGGTATTTGAGatatatattttggaaaataaattaataaaacgtGATTTAGAAATAATGCAGCAATGTTGCATTTAGTCGACAGCTTGAGGATATGAGAATCAAACATGTGTGTTAAGAATAAGATTGTTTtggaaataaagacaatattttttttGATAGGTTGCGatttttggtgtttttaatgCAGTAATTTAGACTCGTGCAATTTGGAGTGTCAGGTCATCTTGGTGAACCAACTAAAGTGTGAAAATGTTGGTTAACTATACcgttttttatttgaataaaaaaatattaattctTCATTTGACAATATATggataaaagaaaatgatttgaaggaaaaacaagcatgtttcatcttcttttaaaacacaactttagaatattattttaataaatccCATTATCCTTTCTTGAATCTATCaatgaatatttgttttcatcaaaCTAATCTAAAACAATAAGTCATGTTTTatgtattgtaatttattttgacCATTAGTTCCCCTCCAAAGCCTGAAGATCTAATAAATAAGATCATATGTTTTATTAGTTATAAATAATGTCACGAAGCAGGATCAAACTCAGGATCTCTACCTTTCTGTCATATACCTAATTCTGTTATTTCAATTTTAGGCAACAAAATGTATGTTCATCCTGAATCTCCAAACACTGGTGCTCACTGGATGAGGCAAGAAATCTCTTTTGGCAAGTTGAAGCTCACCAACAACAAAGgggccaacaacaacaacacacaggttATTAGATATTGATTTCTGACATGCTCAAGTTCAACATTTGCTAAGCAGTGAGAGTgttcaatattatttttttgtattatatttcatttttatttactgaATATTTTTTGGGGGATATTTTAACCTTCAAGTGTGACTGCTATATTTAAAGCTATATAATGAGTACTTCATTTTAGTTTTGATAAGTGATACAAAATACATTCACACagcctgtttttttaaatctgcagcGTTGTACTTATCACACATTTCTCCTCTGCAGATGATAGTTTTGCAGTCACTTCATAAATACCAACCGCGACTGCACATCGTGGAGGTGACGGAAGACGGAGTGGAGGACATGAGCAACGAGGCCAGAACTCAAACCTTCACCTTCCCAGAGAACCAGTTTATAGCCGTCACTGCTTACCAGAACACAGATGTaagcatttgaatatttttcttttttagagtTTGAATTTATTTAGCTAATTGGATACAACTAATTAGAATGTATTACAAACTTTAGTCACACAGTGCACTTGCTTGCTTTACGATGCACATTATTTACGtgtgatttccttttttttttctcagatcACACAGCTGAAGATAGATCACAACCCATTTGCAAAAGGCTTCCGGGACAATTATGACTCGTACGTGTCTTCAAGTGGTTGATCTGTTTTTCCTGTGGTACAGTATTTGATGCATGTCTTGTACCCTTACTTTATGCAGCTAATTTACTTTGTGTTCTCTCTTCATTTTGTTGGAACAGGATGTACACAGCCCCAGAGAGTGACAGGTTGACTCCATCGCCTACAGACTCCCCACGCTCCACCCAAATTGTGCCAGGGGCCCGCT
This region of Cottoperca gobio chromosome 11, fCotGob3.1, whole genome shotgun sequence genomic DNA includes:
- the eomesa gene encoding eomesodermin homolog a isoform X1 — translated: MQLENILPSASINLPKTFYNLSSSDSANNSPRPSSQLDYQEVDRTESESSSATKKYLSGVGNGMLGEGEGDTFTKTGPDGRKGSPVLGEDELTSGRRYNIDELGSDRYFISSSQAASDMASPCSLFPYAGQTGSVYTGSSGSRYPSSLHYGSVLPPTGFSSSSVCTGRSQFSSGGYQFSQGPGCLYPSYPGTGTGIGSMSLPGSAAGARAQVYLCNRPLWLKFHRHQTEMIITKQGRRMFPFLSFNITGLNLTAHYNVFVEVILADPNHWRFQGGKWVTCGKADNNMQGNKMYVHPESPNTGAHWMRQEISFGKLKLTNNKGANNNNTQMIVLQSLHKYQPRLHIVEVTEDGVEDMSNEARTQTFTFPENQFIAVTAYQNTDITQLKIDHNPFAKGFRDNYDSMYTAPESDRLTPSPTDSPRSTQIVPGARYAMQPFFQDQFVNNLPQNRFYASERAVPQTNSLLSTQSDDISAAASAQRWFVPPVQQPGSNKLDLGYENDYSTSSLLSYGIKPLSLQTSHALSYYPDSAFASMAAGWGTRSSYQRKMTTGLPWSPRPSPPAFTEDQLGATKDKLPEENAPPASSWIETSHSLKSVDSSDSGVYSVVCKRRRMSPGGSSTENSPTIKCEDLTTEEYNKDNPKGMGYYAFYTSP
- the eomesa gene encoding eomesodermin homolog a isoform X2; its protein translation is MQLENILPSASINLPKTFYNLSSSDSANNSPRPSSQLDYQEVDRTESESSSATKKYLSGVGNGMLGEGEGDTFTKTGPDGRKGSPVLGEDELTSGRRYNIDELGSDRYFISSSQAASDMASPCSLFPYAGQTGSVYTGSSGSRYPSSLHYGSVLPPTGFSSSSVCTGRSQFSSGGYQFSQGPGCLYPSYPGTGTGIGSMSLPGSAAGARAQVYLCNRPLWLKFHRHQTEMIITKQGRRMFPFLSFNITGLNLTAHYNVFVEVILADPNHWRFQGGKWVTCGKADNNMQGNKMYVHPESPNTGAHWMRQEISFGKLKLTNNKGANNNNTQMIVLQSLHKYQPRLHIVEVTEDGVEDMSNEARTQTFTFPENQFIAVTAYQNTDITQLKIDHNPFAKGFRDNYDSMYTAPESDRLTPSPTDSPRSTQIVPGARYAMQPFFQDQFVNNLPQNRFYASERAVPQTNSLLSTQSDDISAAASAQRWFVPPVQQPGSNKLDLGYENDYSTSSLLSYGIKPLSLQTSHALSYYPDSAFASMAAGWGTRSSYQRKMTTGLPWSPRPSPPAFTEDQLGATKDKLPEENAPPASSWIETSHSLKSVDSSDSGVYSVVCKRRRMSPGGSSTENSPTIKCEDLTTEEYNKDNPKGAKA
- the eomesa gene encoding eomesodermin homolog a isoform X3 codes for the protein MLGEGEGDTFTKTGPDGRKGSPVLGEDELTSGRRYNIDELGSDRYFISSSQAASDMASPCSLFPYAGQTGSVYTGSSGSRYPSSLHYGSVLPPTGFSSSSVCTGRSQFSSGGYQFSQGPGCLYPSYPGTGTGIGSMSLPGSAAGARAQVYLCNRPLWLKFHRHQTEMIITKQGRRMFPFLSFNITGLNLTAHYNVFVEVILADPNHWRFQGGKWVTCGKADNNMQGNKMYVHPESPNTGAHWMRQEISFGKLKLTNNKGANNNNTQMIVLQSLHKYQPRLHIVEVTEDGVEDMSNEARTQTFTFPENQFIAVTAYQNTDITQLKIDHNPFAKGFRDNYDSMYTAPESDRLTPSPTDSPRSTQIVPGARYAMQPFFQDQFVNNLPQNRFYASERAVPQTNSLLSTQSDDISAAASAQRWFVPPVQQPGSNKLDLGYENDYSTSSLLSYGIKPLSLQTSHALSYYPDSAFASMAAGWGTRSSYQRKMTTGLPWSPRPSPPAFTEDQLGATKDKLPEENAPPASSWIETSHSLKSVDSSDSGVYSVVCKRRRMSPGGSSTENSPTIKCEDLTTEEYNKDNPKGMGYYAFYTSP
- the eomesa gene encoding eomesodermin homolog a isoform X4, with the protein product MASPCSLFPYAGQTGSVYTGSSGSRYPSSLHYGSVLPPTGFSSSSVCTGRSQFSSGGYQFSQGPGCLYPSYPGTGTGIGSMSLPGSAAGARAQVYLCNRPLWLKFHRHQTEMIITKQGRRMFPFLSFNITGLNLTAHYNVFVEVILADPNHWRFQGGKWVTCGKADNNMQGNKMYVHPESPNTGAHWMRQEISFGKLKLTNNKGANNNNTQMIVLQSLHKYQPRLHIVEVTEDGVEDMSNEARTQTFTFPENQFIAVTAYQNTDITQLKIDHNPFAKGFRDNYDSMYTAPESDRLTPSPTDSPRSTQIVPGARYAMQPFFQDQFVNNLPQNRFYASERAVPQTNSLLSTQSDDISAAASAQRWFVPPVQQPGSNKLDLGYENDYSTSSLLSYGIKPLSLQTSHALSYYPDSAFASMAAGWGTRSSYQRKMTTGLPWSPRPSPPAFTEDQLGATKDKLPEENAPPASSWIETSHSLKSVDSSDSGVYSVVCKRRRMSPGGSSTENSPTIKCEDLTTEEYNKDNPKGMGYYAFYTSP